The Linepithema humile isolate Giens D197 chromosome 7, Lhum_UNIL_v1.0, whole genome shotgun sequence genome has a window encoding:
- the LOC137001117 gene encoding uncharacterized protein translates to MNGYHIAYFFTTLKHFTELVASRMREKPGQIWLHCSYKAFIAVFICLSTRAVHLEAVSDYTTDAFLAALRRFMARRGLCHTIRSDCGTNFVGADARLRAFFAEGSQELRRIVGQLATEQIRWRFNPPSAPHFGGIWEAAVKSLKHHLRRVLGDSTLTFEEMSTLLAQVEACLNSRPLQALSDDPEDLSALTPGHFLVGGPLTAMPEPSLTELPVNRLTRWQLLQRMRDHFWERWSREYLHSLVHRPKWLKGVADYRVGRLCLIRNENTPPTRWPLARIVQVHPGEDEHIRVVTVRTAASTFKRPIVKIVLLPVCDDQVDEEPLE, encoded by the coding sequence ATGAACGGGTACCATATAGCATACTTTTTTACTACACTCAAGCACTTCACTGAGCTCGTCGCGTCGCGCATGCGCGAAAAACCGGGCCAAATCTGGCTACACTGCTCCTACAAGGCATTTATTGCCGTTTTTATTTGTCTGTCCACTAGGGCGGTCCACCTCGAAGCGGTGTCGGACTACACCACCGACGCGTTCCTGGCGGCCTTGCGGCGATTTATGGCGCGTCGTGGTCTGTGTCACACGATCCGAAGTGACTGCGGGACAAACTTCGTCGGTGCCGACGCCCGGTTGCGGGCCTTCTTCGCTGAGGGCAGCCAGGAACTGCGCCGGATCGTCGGACAACTGGCAACGGAGCAAATTCGTTGGAGATTTAACCCTCCGTCTGCGCCGCACTTCGGCGGCATTTGGGAAGCCGCGGTAAAATCCTTAAAGCACCATCTGCGGCGAGTCCTGGGTGACTCTACCTTGACCTTCGAGGAAATGAGCACCCTCCTCGCTCAGGTGGAAGCCTGCCTCAATTCTCGTCCGCTCCAAGCGTTGTCCGACGATCCTGAGGACTTGTCGGCTTTGACGCCCGGCCACTTTCTGGTGGGCGGACCGTTGACGGCCATGCCTGAGCCGTCGCTGACGGAGCTGCCTGTCAACCGTCTGACTCGTTGGCAGCTTCTGCAGCGGATGCGCGATCACTTCTGGGAGCGCTGGTCACGCGAATACCTGCATTCCCTCGTCCATCGTCCGAAGTGGTTGAAGGGGGTGGCCGACTACCGTGTTGGACGCCTGTGCCTCATCCGGAACGAGAATACGCCGCCGACGCGCTGGCCGCTCGCGCGCATCGTGCAAGTTCATCCCGGAGAGGATGAGCATATTCGCGTGGTCACCGTTCGGACTGCAGCGTCGACATTCAAGCGGCCGATAGTAAAAATTGTCTTGCTACCGGTCTGCGACGACCAGGTAGACGAGGAACCGCTTGAATAG
- the LOC137000946 gene encoding uncharacterized protein isoform X1 produces the protein MEEINGRKSGTIIYVYDDYTYNKDSRNPNILRCNTRRSTNCFGTLKVDKDGKIHLVQDHTHVPIKWKVRHFIMKQEMLQLCRDTSLPLKEIFDSVCRKYPEAATTLSYATLKTTLYRERIKLRPTLPKDMETLATNLSTHQPLEKFYKGNVTCSDGKKALIFTSNELLQELQKSTELYVDGTFNIVPRVPLMNQMYTLHTRYMNVGIAMIFILCESRSSNMYRAIWNKILELVPMLQHNVKFIMSDYETAAMKVINEQFPAAAAHGCWFHYNQALLRHWRRLGLMDAPRNILSMTMSMALVPSDCFEEALSFIQFEVDQISHEYPAVNDFLTYVRKTWLPLASKVSVYDCPVRTNNITETFHNIAGRKFSKSHENVWSFLDNLRISITDEEIKLKRLKTTETTGHYTTIKNRNRDNKILKMQNYFATGRLDLNNFLRFFNDKYENMIKDKLLSNDNIPNSTFDEEYDHVYLETKSNTLHNIEDDTKINTKRKTPLQTLNYEEMNHSRTKYHKRRQNNVLNTDKENFNREHENTQKQDILKLPELKVILQRIDKVSKEEIKISSKESSKKRRRIRI, from the exons atggAGGAAATAAATGGGAGGAAATCTGGTACAATAATTTACGTTTATGATGATTATACTTATAACAAGGATTCTCGTAATCCAAATATTTTGAGATGTAATACTCGTCGATCTACGAATTGTTTTGGTACCCTTAAAGTTGATAAAGATGGCAAAATACATTTAGTTCAAGATCATACTCATGTTCCAATAAAATGGAAAGTAAGGCATTTTATCATGAAACAAGAAATGCTGCAACTTTGTCGAGATACATCTTTAccattgaaagaaatatttgatagtGTCTGCAGAAA ATATCCTGAAGCAGCCACAACATTATCATATGCAACATTGAAAACTACATTGTACCGTGAAAGAATCAAACTTCGCCCAACTTTACCAAAAGATATGGAGACTCTTGCTACGAATTTATCAACTCACCAAcctcttgaaaaattttacaaaggaAATGTAACTTGCAGCGATGgaaaaaaagcattaatatttacaagtaaTGAGCTATTGCaagaattacaaaaatcaacaGAACTTTATGTCGATGGCACATTTAAT ATTGTTCCACGTGTACCATTAATGAATCAAATGTATACACTACATACTCGATATATGAATGta GGTATTGCTATGATCTTTATCCTGTGTGAAAGTCGTTCTAGTAATATGTACAGAGCTATTTGGAACAAAATTCTAGAGTTAGTGCCAATGCTTcaacataatgtaaaatttataatgagcGACTATGAGACAGCAGCCATGAAAGTGATAAATGAACAATttccagcagcagcagcacaTGGGTGTTGGTTTCACTATAATCAA GCACTTTTGCGTCATTGGCGGCGATTAGGCTTAATGGATGCAccaagaaacattttatcaatgaCTATGAGTATGGCATTGGTTCCTTCTGATTGTTTTGAGGAAGCACTTTCCTTTATACAATTTGAAGTCGATCAAATTTCTCATGAATATCCTGCtgttaatgattttttaacatatgtaCGCAAAACTTGGTTACCACTAGCATCAAAAGTCAGCGTTTATGATTGTCCTGTAAggacaaataatataacagaaaCTTTCCATAACATAGCAGGAAGAAAATTCAGTAAATCTCATGAAAACGTCTGGAGTTTCTTAG ATAATCTGCGAATATCAATAACTgacgaagaaataaaactgaaaCGTTTAAAAACAACCGAAACTACTGGGCATTATACAactattaaaaacagaaaccgagataataaaatattaaaaatgcaaaactaTTTTGCAACAGGCAG gTTGGATCTCAACAATTTCTTACGTTTTTTCAAcgacaaatatgaaaatatgataaagGATAAATTACTTTCTAATG ataacATACCTAATTCAACATTTGATGAAGAATATGATCATGTGTATTTAGAAACAAAATCAAATACACTGCATAATATAGAAGAtgacacaaaaattaatacaaaaaggaaaacaccattacaaacattaaattatgagGAAATGAATCATTCACGtacaaaatatcacaaaagaagacaaaataatgtgttaaacaCTGATAAAG AAAACTTTAATAGAGAACACGAAAACACACAAAAACAAGATATCTTAAAATTACCAGAGTTAAAGGTGATTTTACAAAGGATAGATAAAGTATCaaaggaagaaataaaaatatcatcaaaaGAATCATCAAAAAAACGTCGcagaataagaatttaa
- the LOC137000946 gene encoding uncharacterized protein isoform X2, with protein sequence MEEINGRKSGTIIYVYDDYTYNKDSRNPNILRCNTRRSTNCFGTLKVDKDGKIHLVQDHTHVPIKWKVRHFIMKQEMLQLCRDTSLPLKEIFDSVCRKYPEAATTLSYATLKTTLYRERIKLRPTLPKDMETLATNLSTHQPLEKFYKGNVTCSDGKKALIFTSNELLQELQKSTELYVDGTFNIVPRVPLMNQMYTLHTRYMNVGIAMIFILCESRSSNMYRAIWNKILELVPMLQHNVKFIMSDYETAAMKVINEQFPAAAAHGCWFHYNQALLRHWRRLGLMDAPRNILSMTMSMALVPSDCFEEALSFIQFEVDQISHEYPAVNDFLTYVRKTWLPLASKVSVYDCPVRTNNITETFHNIAGRKFSKSHENVWSFLDNLRISITDEEIKLKRLKTTETTGHYTTIKNRNRDNKILKMQNYFATGRLDLNNFLRFFNDKYENMIKDKLLSNETKSNTLHNIEDDTKINTKRKTPLQTLNYEEMNHSRTKYHKRRQNNVLNTDKENFNREHENTQKQDILKLPELKVILQRIDKVSKEEIKISSKESSKKRRRIRI encoded by the exons atggAGGAAATAAATGGGAGGAAATCTGGTACAATAATTTACGTTTATGATGATTATACTTATAACAAGGATTCTCGTAATCCAAATATTTTGAGATGTAATACTCGTCGATCTACGAATTGTTTTGGTACCCTTAAAGTTGATAAAGATGGCAAAATACATTTAGTTCAAGATCATACTCATGTTCCAATAAAATGGAAAGTAAGGCATTTTATCATGAAACAAGAAATGCTGCAACTTTGTCGAGATACATCTTTAccattgaaagaaatatttgatagtGTCTGCAGAAA ATATCCTGAAGCAGCCACAACATTATCATATGCAACATTGAAAACTACATTGTACCGTGAAAGAATCAAACTTCGCCCAACTTTACCAAAAGATATGGAGACTCTTGCTACGAATTTATCAACTCACCAAcctcttgaaaaattttacaaaggaAATGTAACTTGCAGCGATGgaaaaaaagcattaatatttacaagtaaTGAGCTATTGCaagaattacaaaaatcaacaGAACTTTATGTCGATGGCACATTTAAT ATTGTTCCACGTGTACCATTAATGAATCAAATGTATACACTACATACTCGATATATGAATGta GGTATTGCTATGATCTTTATCCTGTGTGAAAGTCGTTCTAGTAATATGTACAGAGCTATTTGGAACAAAATTCTAGAGTTAGTGCCAATGCTTcaacataatgtaaaatttataatgagcGACTATGAGACAGCAGCCATGAAAGTGATAAATGAACAATttccagcagcagcagcacaTGGGTGTTGGTTTCACTATAATCAA GCACTTTTGCGTCATTGGCGGCGATTAGGCTTAATGGATGCAccaagaaacattttatcaatgaCTATGAGTATGGCATTGGTTCCTTCTGATTGTTTTGAGGAAGCACTTTCCTTTATACAATTTGAAGTCGATCAAATTTCTCATGAATATCCTGCtgttaatgattttttaacatatgtaCGCAAAACTTGGTTACCACTAGCATCAAAAGTCAGCGTTTATGATTGTCCTGTAAggacaaataatataacagaaaCTTTCCATAACATAGCAGGAAGAAAATTCAGTAAATCTCATGAAAACGTCTGGAGTTTCTTAG ATAATCTGCGAATATCAATAACTgacgaagaaataaaactgaaaCGTTTAAAAACAACCGAAACTACTGGGCATTATACAactattaaaaacagaaaccgagataataaaatattaaaaatgcaaaactaTTTTGCAACAGGCAG gTTGGATCTCAACAATTTCTTACGTTTTTTCAAcgacaaatatgaaaatatgataaagGATAAATTACTTTCTAATG AAACAAAATCAAATACACTGCATAATATAGAAGAtgacacaaaaattaatacaaaaaggaaaacaccattacaaacattaaattatgagGAAATGAATCATTCACGtacaaaatatcacaaaagaagacaaaataatgtgttaaacaCTGATAAAG AAAACTTTAATAGAGAACACGAAAACACACAAAAACAAGATATCTTAAAATTACCAGAGTTAAAGGTGATTTTACAAAGGATAGATAAAGTATCaaaggaagaaataaaaatatcatcaaaaGAATCATCAAAAAAACGTCGcagaataagaatttaa
- the LOC137000946 gene encoding uncharacterized protein isoform X4 produces MEEINGRKSGTIIYVYDDYTYNKDSRNPNILRCNTRRSTNCFGTLKVDKDGKIHLVQDHTHVPIKWKVRHFIMKQEMLQLCRDTSLPLKEIFDSVCRKYPEAATTLSYATLKTTLYRERIKLRPTLPKDMETLATNLSTHQPLEKFYKGNVTCSDGKKALIFTSNELLQELQKSTELYVDGTFNIVPRVPLMNQMYTLHTRYMNVGIAMIFILCESRSSNMYRAIWNKILELVPMLQHNVKFIMSDYETAAMKVINEQFPAAAAHGCWFHYNQALLRHWRRLGLMDAPRNILSMTMSMALVPSDCFEEALSFIQFEVDQISHEYPAVNDFLTYVRKTWLPLASKVSVYDCPVRTNNITETFHNIAGRKFSKSHENVWSFLDNLRISITDEEIKLKRLKTTETTGHYTTIKNRNRDNKILKMQNYFATGRLDLNNFLRFFNDKYENMIKDKLLSNENFNREHENTQKQDILKLPELKVILQRIDKVSKEEIKISSKESSKKRRRIRI; encoded by the exons atggAGGAAATAAATGGGAGGAAATCTGGTACAATAATTTACGTTTATGATGATTATACTTATAACAAGGATTCTCGTAATCCAAATATTTTGAGATGTAATACTCGTCGATCTACGAATTGTTTTGGTACCCTTAAAGTTGATAAAGATGGCAAAATACATTTAGTTCAAGATCATACTCATGTTCCAATAAAATGGAAAGTAAGGCATTTTATCATGAAACAAGAAATGCTGCAACTTTGTCGAGATACATCTTTAccattgaaagaaatatttgatagtGTCTGCAGAAA ATATCCTGAAGCAGCCACAACATTATCATATGCAACATTGAAAACTACATTGTACCGTGAAAGAATCAAACTTCGCCCAACTTTACCAAAAGATATGGAGACTCTTGCTACGAATTTATCAACTCACCAAcctcttgaaaaattttacaaaggaAATGTAACTTGCAGCGATGgaaaaaaagcattaatatttacaagtaaTGAGCTATTGCaagaattacaaaaatcaacaGAACTTTATGTCGATGGCACATTTAAT ATTGTTCCACGTGTACCATTAATGAATCAAATGTATACACTACATACTCGATATATGAATGta GGTATTGCTATGATCTTTATCCTGTGTGAAAGTCGTTCTAGTAATATGTACAGAGCTATTTGGAACAAAATTCTAGAGTTAGTGCCAATGCTTcaacataatgtaaaatttataatgagcGACTATGAGACAGCAGCCATGAAAGTGATAAATGAACAATttccagcagcagcagcacaTGGGTGTTGGTTTCACTATAATCAA GCACTTTTGCGTCATTGGCGGCGATTAGGCTTAATGGATGCAccaagaaacattttatcaatgaCTATGAGTATGGCATTGGTTCCTTCTGATTGTTTTGAGGAAGCACTTTCCTTTATACAATTTGAAGTCGATCAAATTTCTCATGAATATCCTGCtgttaatgattttttaacatatgtaCGCAAAACTTGGTTACCACTAGCATCAAAAGTCAGCGTTTATGATTGTCCTGTAAggacaaataatataacagaaaCTTTCCATAACATAGCAGGAAGAAAATTCAGTAAATCTCATGAAAACGTCTGGAGTTTCTTAG ATAATCTGCGAATATCAATAACTgacgaagaaataaaactgaaaCGTTTAAAAACAACCGAAACTACTGGGCATTATACAactattaaaaacagaaaccgagataataaaatattaaaaatgcaaaactaTTTTGCAACAGGCAG gTTGGATCTCAACAATTTCTTACGTTTTTTCAAcgacaaatatgaaaatatgataaagGATAAATTACTTTCTAATG AAAACTTTAATAGAGAACACGAAAACACACAAAAACAAGATATCTTAAAATTACCAGAGTTAAAGGTGATTTTACAAAGGATAGATAAAGTATCaaaggaagaaataaaaatatcatcaaaaGAATCATCAAAAAAACGTCGcagaataagaatttaa
- the LOC137001049 gene encoding SCAN domain-containing protein 3-like: protein MDVNSGKGAIKKREKIFIFAWLKEDIFKGWLAPHSEKNKAFCIVCNKTIRCCKTNLVQHSQTVSHIEKVNRQSQSLKSNVVTPVEICHKDKVKRAEIKLAAFFAEHNVAFNTVDHLIPLLKDVCIEPEIVQDLSLGRTKCINIVKEVLAKREVEKIVQILQTRKFSILIDESTDISDTKLMCVLVQYFSPLNKKVKTQLLELLSLDGTDCTANNIFKTFKTFLENKEIPLKNIVGMASDNASVMTGCNNSFFSRLKSEIPNVVLLNCICHTSAIIASKACAKLPQCCENLIRGVATYVSGSAKRCAILNEFQDFFNVERSKILKLSNTRWLILHKCVTRLLDNWEVLRNYFMLAVVEDNLQSAEIILTQLNDDSIKAYLLFLKYSLNFFNHFNALFQSRKILIHKLFINSQQLIRQIGQNFMIPEALKDITTFNDDEHNILQLTNIYVGPECEGFLASRSFEFAQQIRLNCLNFYKIALNEMLKRLPYKDVLFEQLNFLEAKVALYNEGMQFI from the exons ATGGATGTAAATAGTGGAAAAGGAGCCATTAAAAAacgggaaaaaatttttatttttgcttggTTAAAGGAGGATATTTTTAAAGGATGGTTGGCTCCCCATTCAGAGAAAAACAAGGCTTTTTGTATTGTATGTAACAAGACCATCAGATGTTGCAAAACAAACTTAGTGCAACATTCACAGACGGTTTCACATATTGAAAAAGTCAATCGTCAAAGTCAAAGCCTCAAATCAAATGTAGTAACACCCGTAGAAATTTGCCATAAAGATAAAGTAAAACGCGCGGAGATAAAATTAGCAGCATTTTTTGCGGAGCATAATGTCGCTTTTAATACAGTTGACCATTTAATTCCTTTATTAAAAGATGTTTGTATTGAGCCTGAAATTGTGCAAGATCTTTCACTGGGTCGAACTAAGTGCATTAATATCGTAAAAGAAGTCCTTGCCAAACGCGaagttgaaaaaattgttcaaattttgcaaacgcgtaaattttctattttgatcGACGAAAGTACAGATATTTCTGATACGAAACTAATGTGTGTacttgttcaatatttttcgcccttaaataaaaaagtaaaaacgcagctattagaattattatcattagatGGCACAGATTGTACTGCgaataacattttcaaaacttttaaaacgtttttagaaaataaagaaattccattaaaaaatattgttggtATGGCAAGCGACAATGCATCAGTAATGACAGGATGCAATAACTCCTTTTTCTCGCgtttaaaatctgaaatacCTAAtgtagttttattaaattgtatatgtCACACATCCGCGATTATTGCTAGTAAAGCCTGTGCAAAATTACCGCAATGttgcgaaaatttaattagaggAGTTGCTACTTATGTTTCGGGCAGTGCAAAGAGATGCGCAATATTAAAcgaatttcaagatttttttaatgttgaaagaagtaaaatacttaaattatCCAACACGCGATGgcttatattacataaatgtgtTACAAGACTTCTGGATAACTGGGAggttttaagaaattattttatgctagCTGTAGTCGAAGATAATTTACAATcggcagaaattattttaacgcaaTTAAATGATGATTCGATTAAGGcctatttgttatttttaaaatactcattgaattttttcaatcattttaatGCGCTGTTTCAGtcacgtaaaatattaattcataaattatttattaacagtCAGCAATTAATTCGTCAAATAggtcaaaattttatgatcCCTGAGGCTTTGAAAGACATTACTACTTTTAATGACGATGAACATAATATCCTAcaattgacaaatatatatgtgggACCAGAATGTGAAGGCTTTTTAGCATCGCGATCTTTTGAATTCGCGCaacaaattagattaaattgcttaaatttctataaaatagcGCTTAACGAAATGTTAAAACGTTTACCTTACAAAGATGTCTTATTTGaacagttaaattttttagaagcCAAAGTTGCACTTTATAATGAAg gaATGCAATTCATCTGA
- the LOC137000946 gene encoding uncharacterized protein isoform X3 codes for MEEINGRKSGTIIYVYDDYTYNKDSRNPNILRCNTRRSTNCFGTLKVDKDGKIHLVQDHTHVPIKWKVRHFIMKQEMLQLCRDTSLPLKEIFDSVCRKYPEAATTLSYATLKTTLYRERIKLRPTLPKDMETLATNLSTHQPLEKFYKGNVTCSDGKKALIFTSNELLQELQKSTELYVDGTFNGIAMIFILCESRSSNMYRAIWNKILELVPMLQHNVKFIMSDYETAAMKVINEQFPAAAAHGCWFHYNQALLRHWRRLGLMDAPRNILSMTMSMALVPSDCFEEALSFIQFEVDQISHEYPAVNDFLTYVRKTWLPLASKVSVYDCPVRTNNITETFHNIAGRKFSKSHENVWSFLDNLRISITDEEIKLKRLKTTETTGHYTTIKNRNRDNKILKMQNYFATGRLDLNNFLRFFNDKYENMIKDKLLSNDNIPNSTFDEEYDHVYLETKSNTLHNIEDDTKINTKRKTPLQTLNYEEMNHSRTKYHKRRQNNVLNTDKENFNREHENTQKQDILKLPELKVILQRIDKVSKEEIKISSKESSKKRRRIRI; via the exons atggAGGAAATAAATGGGAGGAAATCTGGTACAATAATTTACGTTTATGATGATTATACTTATAACAAGGATTCTCGTAATCCAAATATTTTGAGATGTAATACTCGTCGATCTACGAATTGTTTTGGTACCCTTAAAGTTGATAAAGATGGCAAAATACATTTAGTTCAAGATCATACTCATGTTCCAATAAAATGGAAAGTAAGGCATTTTATCATGAAACAAGAAATGCTGCAACTTTGTCGAGATACATCTTTAccattgaaagaaatatttgatagtGTCTGCAGAAA ATATCCTGAAGCAGCCACAACATTATCATATGCAACATTGAAAACTACATTGTACCGTGAAAGAATCAAACTTCGCCCAACTTTACCAAAAGATATGGAGACTCTTGCTACGAATTTATCAACTCACCAAcctcttgaaaaattttacaaaggaAATGTAACTTGCAGCGATGgaaaaaaagcattaatatttacaagtaaTGAGCTATTGCaagaattacaaaaatcaacaGAACTTTATGTCGATGGCACATTTAAT GGTATTGCTATGATCTTTATCCTGTGTGAAAGTCGTTCTAGTAATATGTACAGAGCTATTTGGAACAAAATTCTAGAGTTAGTGCCAATGCTTcaacataatgtaaaatttataatgagcGACTATGAGACAGCAGCCATGAAAGTGATAAATGAACAATttccagcagcagcagcacaTGGGTGTTGGTTTCACTATAATCAA GCACTTTTGCGTCATTGGCGGCGATTAGGCTTAATGGATGCAccaagaaacattttatcaatgaCTATGAGTATGGCATTGGTTCCTTCTGATTGTTTTGAGGAAGCACTTTCCTTTATACAATTTGAAGTCGATCAAATTTCTCATGAATATCCTGCtgttaatgattttttaacatatgtaCGCAAAACTTGGTTACCACTAGCATCAAAAGTCAGCGTTTATGATTGTCCTGTAAggacaaataatataacagaaaCTTTCCATAACATAGCAGGAAGAAAATTCAGTAAATCTCATGAAAACGTCTGGAGTTTCTTAG ATAATCTGCGAATATCAATAACTgacgaagaaataaaactgaaaCGTTTAAAAACAACCGAAACTACTGGGCATTATACAactattaaaaacagaaaccgagataataaaatattaaaaatgcaaaactaTTTTGCAACAGGCAG gTTGGATCTCAACAATTTCTTACGTTTTTTCAAcgacaaatatgaaaatatgataaagGATAAATTACTTTCTAATG ataacATACCTAATTCAACATTTGATGAAGAATATGATCATGTGTATTTAGAAACAAAATCAAATACACTGCATAATATAGAAGAtgacacaaaaattaatacaaaaaggaaaacaccattacaaacattaaattatgagGAAATGAATCATTCACGtacaaaatatcacaaaagaagacaaaataatgtgttaaacaCTGATAAAG AAAACTTTAATAGAGAACACGAAAACACACAAAAACAAGATATCTTAAAATTACCAGAGTTAAAGGTGATTTTACAAAGGATAGATAAAGTATCaaaggaagaaataaaaatatcatcaaaaGAATCATCAAAAAAACGTCGcagaataagaatttaa
- the LOC137001048 gene encoding uncharacterized protein, protein MSSPSDDLVQAQHDLFGLLSRSYDNMRKSGEANITLGLLEARLQTLEGYWSKFVTRHERLLQEYGDDLYEHEYVTKDLMFKADMSYHTQKGKYLDDIRAMRGPGQAAVAAPAADVAPAAAVAAAAPAAPKLPRISIPQFSGQYEDWPAFRDLFSSLVISNSSATPVEKLHYLKISLKGEAEQVTRQLPTTDANFERTWRALKTHYENKRLLARSYISRLLSLPKMKGESAAELRKIYHCVQTTVGSLEGIGRPLTRSDDLCVQLITELLDSVSRRE, encoded by the coding sequence ATGAGTAGCCCGTCGGACGACCTCGTGCAGGCTCAGCACGACCTTTTTGGACTTCTCTCTCGATCCTACGACAACATGAGGAAGTCTGGAGAAGCCAACATAACACTCGGGCTCCTGGAAGCCCGCCTCCAGACATTGGAGGGCTACTGGAGCAAGTTCGTCACTCGCCATGAGCGGCTGCTCCAGGAGTACGGAGACGACCTCTACGAGCACGAATATGTGACGAAGGACTTGATGTTCAAGGCCGACATGTCGTACCACACGCAAAAGGGCAAATATCTGGACGATATCCGCGCGATGCGTGGTCCAGGCCAAGCGGCGGTCGCCGCGCCCGCTGCCGACGTCGCGCCCGCTGCCGCCGTCGCGGCAGCGGCTCCCGCCGCTCCGAAGTTGCCTCGCATCTCCATACCACAGTTCTCCGGCCAGTACGAGGACTGGCCCGCATTTCGTGACCTTTTCTCTTCGCTGGTGATTAGCAACAGTTCAGCCACGCCGGTTGAGAAGCTCCACTATTTGAAAATCAGCCTGAAGGGGGAAGCGGAGCAGGTTACTCGCCAACTGCCAACGACTGACGCCAACTTCGAGCGTACCTGGCGGGCATTGAAGACGCATTACGAGAACAAGAGGCTCCTAGCGAGGTCATACATCTCGCGGCTCCTGTCGCTGCCAAAAATGAAGGGTGAGTCAGCCGCTGAGCTCCGCAAAATCTATCATTGCGTACAGACAACCGTCGGGTCTTTAGAGGGGATCGGTCGCCCCTTGACGCGTAGTGACGATCTTTGTGTCCAATTGATCACGGAACTTCTCGATTCGGTGTCGCGCCGGGAATAG